Proteins encoded in a region of the Anopheles aquasalis chromosome 2, idAnoAquaMG_Q_19, whole genome shotgun sequence genome:
- the LOC126581714 gene encoding angiopoietin-4-like produces MKLTICFLLVCAAALGWATDQSPESEGDILKPSTVGGISEIGLEILLTRLNTIDHKLMILEELKSELQQHREQMESSKASLEKTTTAATTTTTTTTPESTTITRQSKITTTAKLPTTALITTFKSCKDAPANVSGVYSITINNERAPFNVYCEMEEFEGGWIVVQHRFNGSVDFYRNWTEYRDGFGELNGEFWLGLEQIHQLTAARKHELVIEMKDFEGNYGYARYFEFEIGSERKKYDLTVDSYWGTAGDAMTLYNNREKFSTKDRDSDGNRIRHFAVEYEGAWWYGYGGGLSNLNGRYQNVTDRNSMTWHFFKDDFRGMSFTRMMIREL; encoded by the coding sequence ATGAAGCTtaccatttgttttcttttggtttgtgCTGCAGCACTTGGATGGGCCACCGACCAAAGCCCTGAAAGTGAGGGCGACATCTTAAAACCATCGACCGTGGGAGGAATATCGGAAATCGGTCTGGAGATTTTGTTGACCAGATTGAATACCATCGATCACAAGCTGATGATTCTGGAAGAACTGAAATCCGAACTACAGCAACACCGTGAGCAGATGGAAAGCAGTAAAGCATCGCTTGAGAAAACAACAACTGcggctactactaccactactactactactccagAATCAACAACAATTACAAGGCAATCAAAAATTACTACAACTGCAAAGCTACCTACAACAGCACTCATAACGACTTTCAAATCGTGCAAGGATGCCCCAGCCAACGTCTCCGGAGTGTATTCTATCACAATAAACAACGAGAGGGCGCCGTTCAACGTTTATTGTGAGATGGAAGAATTTGAAGGCGGTTGGAttgtggtgcagcatcgtTTCAACGGATCGGTTGATTTCTATCGTAACTGGACCGAATACCGCGACGGCTTTGGTGAGTTGAACGGTGAATTTTGGCTCGGACTGGAGCAGATTCATCAACTCACCGCAGCCCGTAAACACGAATTAGTTATCGAAATGAAGGACTTTGAGGGCAACTACGGGTATGCCCGTTACTTTGAGTTTGAAATAGGCagtgagagaaagaagtaCGATCTGACAGTGGATTCGTATTGGGGCACAGCTGGAGACGCAATGACGTTGTACAATAATAGGGAAAAGTTCTCTACCAAGGATCGTGATAGTGATGGGAATCGCATTCGTCATTTCGCTGTTGAATACGAAGGCGCTTGGTGGTACGGTTATGGTGGTGGCTTGTCGAATTTGAACGGCCGGTACCAGAATGTTACTGATAGAAACTCAATGACGTGGCATTTTTTCAAAGACGACTTTCGTGGAATGAGCTTCACCAGAATGATGATCCGTGAATTGTAA